The genomic region GGCGGACTGTTCATCCTCACCCACCCCCGCTCCGGCGGCACCCAGGTCAAGGAGCTGGTGCGTGACCAGCTGACGCTGACCGCGGGCGTGGACGTCGGGCCCGACGGACGGGTCTTCGTCACCAGCCCGATCTTCGGCCCCGGCGCGCTCTCCGAGCTGGTGTGGAGCAAGGCGAAGGGCACCAAGCACCACCACCGCCGCTGAGACGGCACCGCACTGCCGCGCGGTCGGTCACCCCACGAGCACCGCGGGAGGCCGGCCGCGCGGTCTGCGTCAGGCCAGCTGTTCAGGCCAGCTTGTTCAGGCCAGCTTCCAGACCCCGGGCCCGGCGGCCACCAGGACTCCGGTGTCGATGAGCTCCTTGCGGGCCTTGCGTGCGGCCGCGCGCCAGCGCAGCTCACCTTGCGGGTTCTTCTCGCGGTCGCCGGGCTTGAGGACGTCGGCCAGCTGCTTCTCGAGGGCCTCGAACATGTCCTCGCCGTCGAGCTCGCCGCCGGCCTCGTCGAGGACCGCGATCACGTGCGGCACCAGCTCGTGGGGCTGGGTCCACTTGCGGGGGACGACCCGCGGCGGCGCCTCGCGCGTGCCGGGGACCCGCGTGGTCCGCACGCGGGGCGTGCTCACCTTCGGCGGCGGGTCGGGCAGCGGCACCGGCTTCGGCATGCCGTGCACGCAGGTGCTGAACGGAAGGTCACACAGGTCGCAGTAGTCGGCATCAGCCACGGCACAGACGTTACGTCCTCGCCGTACGCCGCCCGCAGGCACCCCCGCAGAACACTTGCCAGAATGGAAAGTGCTCCCTATGGTTTCCACCATGGAAAGTATCGACAGAGAGGCCCTCCGAGAGGCGCACCGGGCCGCGGAGCGCGCCGAGGCCGCGCCGTACATCGACTACCCGCCGACGCCGGCGTGGTACCCGCCCGCGATGGGTGCCTGGGCCACCGCCTACACGCTGCTGCTGACGCTCTGGGAGGACCACGGGTGGTGGCTGGTCCTCGGCATGATCGGCCTCGCCGCGCTCACCGGCCTCTTCCTCGGCTGGTACTCCCACCACCACGGCGCGGTCCCCAACCTGCGACACGCCCCGCGGGAGTTCCGCAGCGCGTTCGCCTGCTACGCCGTCGTGGTCGTGAGCATCGTCGGCTCGATCGCGCTGTCCTGGTGGCTGGTCGGGCCGGCCCTGGCCGCCCCCGTCGCGTTCGTGGCGACCGTCGTCGGCCTCGTCGTCTACGAGCGCGCGTTCGCATCCTCGGCACGTCGTACCCGGCAGCGGCTCGCGTGATCGAGGACCTCGACCCGGTCATCCACGCGCCGAAGCGACTCGCGGCGATGGCCGTGCTCGCCTCCGCGAGCACCGTGACCTTCACGTTCCTGCGCGACCACCTCGACATCAGCGACTCCGACCTGTCCAAGCAGATGGCGACGCTGGAGAAGGCCGGCTACGTCGACATCTTCAAGTCCGGGCGCGGCCGCGGCGCGACGACGACGTTCAAGATCACCGGCACCGGGCGCAAGGCCTATGCGCGCCACCGCGCGGCGCTCGCCGCGATTCTGGCCGAGCCAGGGGACGACTGAGCCGCCGTCACCTGGGCGCTCAGCGCCGCGGCAGCCGCCGGGCCTCGGTCTCGATCTGTGCCTGGTGGCGGGCCCGGAGCTCGGCGAGCCGGCGCACCTTCTCCTCCTCCGACAGGGCGCGCCAGGCGCGTCGGCGTACGGCGCGGGGCTGTGGCATGTCGATCGACCTCCGGGCACGGAGGTTATCGACCCCACCCTCCCCCGCGCATCCCGATTTGTTCGGCGCGACCGGGACGGCTCGCCCGCAGCTAGTGCCGCTCGAGCAGGACGATGACCTCGTAGTGCGCGGTCTGCGGGAACATGTCGAGCACCCGGGCCCGCACCGGGCGCAGCGACGGCATCGCGGCGAGGTCGCGCGCCAGGCTCACCGCGTTGCAGCTGGAGTACACGACATGGTCGACCCCCGAGGTCTCCAGCCAGCCCGCGAGCTCGGGCCCGATCCCCCGCCGCGGCGGGTTGACGACGACCAGGTCGGGGGCCGTCGGCGCCGCCAGCGCGTACGCCGTGGCGTCGTCGGCCAGGAAGCGCACGCCGTCCAGCCCGGACTCCGTCGCGGTGAGGGTCGCGCTGGCCACGGCCTCGGCGCTGGTCTCGACGCCCACGACCTCACGTCCTGGCGCGGCGACGTGCAGCGCGAAGCCGCCGACCCCGCAGTAGAGGTCCCACACCGTCCGAGGAGCCGCCTCCTCGACCCACTCGCGGCCCTGGCGGTAGAGCGCCGCCGCGACGTCGGTGTTGGTCTGGAAGAAGCTCTGCGGGCGCAGGTGCAGGACCAGTCCGTTCACCGCCATCGGGAGCGTCTCGCGCTCGGTGAGCGCGATCTCCTCGGCGCCCTCCAGCACCGCCTTGTGGTGCGGTTGGAGGTTGATCGACGCCGTCGCGAGGGCGGGCAGCCGCTCCAGCAGCCCGGGCAGGTGCTTGCGGATCCGCGCCAGCGACTCGGTGGAGCGCAGCACGAAGCGCACCATCAGCTCACCGTCCGGGGAGGCGGTGACGAGCAGGTGCTTGAGCTCGCCGCGGCGAGCCCGCACGTCGTACGGCGCCAGCGCGGCGCGGGTGACGAAGTCGGCGAGCACCGGCAGGGCGGCCTGGATCAGCGGCGCGTGCAGGCCGCAGTCGCGCAGGTCGACGCCACCGCCCACGGGGTCGAGGATGCCGAGCGTCGGCGCGGCGACCTCGCCGGCGACGACCATCTTGGCCTTGTTGCGGAACCCCGCCTCCGCGCTGCGCACCGGCTCCAGCCAGAGCGGCTCCGGCCAGACCGGCTCCGGGCCGGTGGCGAGCAGCTCGCGGCAGTGGCGCTCCTTGTCGGCCAGCTGGGTCGCGTAGGGCCGCTCGATCCACGTGCACGAGCGGCAGCGTCCGGCGTCGAAGTGATGGCACTGCATGGCTGACCCAGGCTACGGGCCGCGCCGTCCGGGCGCGGCGGGACCTGCGAAA from Nocardioides sp. dk884 harbors:
- a CDS encoding transcriptional regulator — protein: MIEDLDPVIHAPKRLAAMAVLASASTVTFTFLRDHLDISDSDLSKQMATLEKAGYVDIFKSGRGRGATTTFKITGTGRKAYARHRAALAAILAEPGDD
- the rlmC gene encoding 23S rRNA (uracil(747)-C(5))-methyltransferase RlmC; this translates as MQCHHFDAGRCRSCTWIERPYATQLADKERHCRELLATGPEPVWPEPLWLEPVRSAEAGFRNKAKMVVAGEVAAPTLGILDPVGGGVDLRDCGLHAPLIQAALPVLADFVTRAALAPYDVRARRGELKHLLVTASPDGELMVRFVLRSTESLARIRKHLPGLLERLPALATASINLQPHHKAVLEGAEEIALTERETLPMAVNGLVLHLRPQSFFQTNTDVAAALYRQGREWVEEAAPRTVWDLYCGVGGFALHVAAPGREVVGVETSAEAVASATLTATESGLDGVRFLADDATAYALAAPTAPDLVVVNPPRRGIGPELAGWLETSGVDHVVYSSCNAVSLARDLAAMPSLRPVRARVLDMFPQTAHYEVIVLLERH